From a region of the Apibacter sp. B3706 genome:
- the queG gene encoding tRNA epoxyqueuosine(34) reductase QueG: MNKEQLTYFIKEKAKEYSFIGCGISRSIFLEEEAPKLEKWLKEGYHGNMKYLENNFDKRLNPGLLVDGAKSVISFLYNYYPQEKQNTESYHIAKYAYGEDYHLVIREKLQKFVEEIQDKVGQFSYRVFTDSAPVMERTWAQKSGLGWIGKNSLLLSKQKGSFFFLAEIICDLELNYDEAFPTNHCGSCTRCMDACPTQAIISERVIDSTKCISYLTIELKDQIGKEFDGKLKDWIFGCDICQDVCPWNRFSTPHTEEKFNPHPDLLSYTKNDWNDISEEAFKILFKNSAVKRTKFSGFQRNILFNKKT; this comes from the coding sequence TTGAATAAAGAGCAACTTACATATTTCATAAAAGAAAAAGCCAAAGAATATTCTTTTATAGGATGTGGGATCTCTCGTTCAATATTTTTGGAAGAAGAAGCTCCAAAATTAGAAAAATGGCTTAAAGAAGGTTATCATGGAAACATGAAATATTTGGAAAATAACTTTGATAAAAGGCTTAATCCCGGATTACTTGTAGACGGTGCAAAATCAGTTATTTCCTTTTTATATAATTATTACCCGCAAGAAAAACAAAACACAGAAAGTTACCATATTGCTAAATATGCATATGGAGAAGACTATCACTTAGTAATACGTGAAAAATTACAAAAATTTGTAGAAGAAATCCAAGATAAAGTCGGTCAATTTTCCTATAGAGTATTTACAGATTCGGCTCCCGTGATGGAAAGAACATGGGCGCAAAAATCCGGCTTAGGTTGGATCGGAAAAAACTCACTCTTATTATCCAAACAAAAAGGTTCATTTTTTTTTCTTGCTGAAATCATTTGCGACCTCGAATTGAACTATGATGAAGCTTTTCCAACCAATCATTGCGGAAGCTGTACCCGTTGTATGGATGCTTGTCCCACCCAAGCCATCATATCTGAAAGGGTCATAGATTCCACAAAATGTATATCCTATTTAACCATAGAATTAAAAGATCAGATCGGAAAGGAGTTTGATGGAAAATTGAAAGATTGGATTTTTGGATGCGATATTTGTCAGGATGTTTGTCCGTGGAATAGATTTTCTACACCGCATACAGAAGAAAAATTTAATCCGCATCCCGATTTGTTATCCTATACTAAAAATGATTGGAATGATATTAGTGAAGAAGCCTTTAAAATACTATTTAAAAATTCAGCTGTTAAACGAACCAAATTTTCAGGTTTTCAAAGAAATATTCTCTTTAACAAAAAAACATAA
- a CDS encoding heavy metal translocating P-type ATPase — protein MNSSKKNNPVYYYIPFNNNIDESDVSKITQALQSIKEIDTCNLELNNQRIRITSKYPDEAIAKAVPILTDLQVKVPVTKNNFPLLNLSCASCANSSQNILKMQPGVINASVNYANEMAYIEYIPSMITPQKLKDSLQEAGYDLIIKENDDSQNSLEEIQKNHYKALKRKTIGAMIFSIPLLIIGMTPSLMHQHWANYIMWILATPVVFIFGKQFFKGAYKQAKHRSANMDTLVAVSTGTAYIFSVFNTLIPSFWIKRGLQPHVYFEASAVVIAFVLLGKILEEKAKGNTSYAIKKLIGLQPKTITVIQGNEQNEIPIKSVSIGMTILVKPGEKIAVDGTVLSGNSYVDESMISGEPIPIEKVKGSKVFAGTINQKGSFQFHADKVGKDTLLSQIIQTVQEAQGSKAPVQKLVDKIAGIFVPTVFIIACLSLIIWIIFGGKQGIIYGFQSFVTVLVIACPCALGLATPTAIMVGIGKGAEKGILIKDAESLENTKNINAIVLDKTGTITEGKPQVEDFKWFSSTHDLEKNILYSIERSSEHPLAGAIVSYLNDKSITFIPNIEITNISGQGIIGIYNNQKYFIGNLSLLSKHSVPIDIKVKNWLDNKFKQATTTILFANENTIVAGISISDKIKPTSLTAIKQIKMLGIEVHMLTGDNPSTANYVANEVGINKFKAEVSPQDKIDYIKKLQASPKNKIVAMVGDGINDSAALAQADVSIAMGRGSDIAIDVAKMTIISGDLQKITEAIKLSKQTVKTIKQNLFWAFIYNIIGIPIAAGILYPINGFLLNPMVAGAAMALSSVSVVSNSLLLKLKK, from the coding sequence ATGAATTCTTCTAAAAAAAATAATCCGGTATATTATTACATACCCTTCAATAATAACATTGATGAATCTGATGTTTCCAAGATTACCCAAGCTTTACAATCTATAAAAGAAATTGATACATGCAATTTAGAATTAAATAATCAAAGGATCCGTATAACCAGTAAATACCCTGATGAAGCCATAGCCAAGGCTGTTCCGATTCTAACAGACTTACAAGTTAAAGTTCCGGTTACTAAAAACAACTTTCCTTTACTCAACTTAAGTTGCGCATCTTGTGCCAATAGCAGTCAAAATATTCTAAAAATGCAACCGGGCGTAATAAACGCCTCGGTAAATTATGCAAATGAAATGGCATACATTGAATACATACCTTCAATGATAACCCCGCAAAAATTGAAAGACTCTCTCCAAGAAGCAGGTTATGATTTGATTATCAAAGAAAATGATGATTCGCAAAATTCATTGGAAGAAATACAAAAAAATCATTACAAAGCTCTAAAAAGGAAAACCATCGGTGCCATGATTTTTTCCATTCCTTTACTAATTATAGGGATGACACCGTCACTCATGCATCAACATTGGGCAAATTACATCATGTGGATCTTAGCTACACCGGTTGTTTTTATTTTTGGAAAACAATTTTTTAAGGGAGCTTATAAACAAGCAAAACATAGATCCGCCAATATGGATACCCTGGTAGCGGTAAGTACGGGAACCGCATATATTTTTAGCGTTTTTAATACATTAATTCCTTCGTTTTGGATTAAACGCGGATTGCAACCGCATGTATATTTTGAAGCTTCAGCTGTAGTTATTGCATTCGTTTTATTAGGTAAAATATTAGAAGAAAAAGCAAAAGGGAATACTTCTTATGCCATCAAGAAGTTAATAGGTTTACAACCTAAAACAATTACTGTAATTCAAGGAAATGAGCAAAATGAAATTCCTATTAAGTCAGTTTCAATTGGAATGACCATTTTAGTAAAACCGGGTGAAAAGATTGCGGTGGATGGAACAGTTCTATCGGGTAATTCGTATGTTGATGAAAGTATGATCAGTGGTGAGCCCATTCCAATTGAAAAAGTGAAAGGTTCAAAAGTATTTGCAGGAACGATTAATCAGAAAGGAAGTTTTCAATTTCATGCAGATAAAGTGGGTAAAGATACTCTTTTATCTCAAATTATTCAGACGGTGCAAGAAGCCCAAGGCAGTAAAGCTCCTGTTCAAAAATTGGTTGATAAAATTGCCGGAATTTTTGTTCCCACAGTTTTTATTATTGCTTGTTTATCGTTGATTATTTGGATTATTTTCGGTGGTAAACAAGGGATAATTTATGGTTTTCAAAGCTTTGTAACCGTATTGGTTATTGCTTGTCCGTGTGCTTTAGGTTTAGCAACTCCAACAGCCATTATGGTTGGTATCGGTAAAGGTGCGGAAAAAGGTATTTTAATTAAAGATGCAGAAAGTTTGGAAAATACCAAAAATATAAATGCGATAGTTTTGGATAAAACCGGTACGATTACAGAAGGTAAACCTCAGGTTGAAGATTTTAAATGGTTTAGTTCAACGCATGATCTTGAAAAAAACATTTTATATAGTATTGAACGATCCTCTGAACATCCTTTAGCCGGGGCTATTGTAAGTTATTTGAATGATAAAAGCATAACTTTTATTCCTAACATAGAAATTACAAATATATCAGGGCAAGGAATTATTGGTATTTACAATAATCAAAAATATTTTATTGGAAATCTTTCTTTGTTATCTAAACATTCAGTTCCCATTGATATAAAAGTTAAAAATTGGTTGGATAATAAATTTAAACAAGCTACTACTACTATTTTATTTGCTAATGAAAATACTATAGTTGCAGGAATATCTATTTCAGATAAGATTAAACCAACTTCCCTAACTGCTATTAAGCAGATTAAAATGTTAGGAATTGAGGTTCATATGCTAACGGGTGATAATCCTTCTACTGCTAATTATGTAGCTAATGAAGTAGGAATTAACAAATTTAAAGCCGAGGTTTCTCCACAGGATAAAATTGATTATATAAAAAAACTTCAAGCTTCGCCTAAAAATAAAATTGTGGCTATGGTCGGAGATGGTATTAATGATAGTGCTGCCCTCGCCCAAGCGGATGTTAGTATCGCAATGGGTCGTGGATCTGATATTGCCATTGATGTTGCTAAAATGACTATAATTTCAGGAGATCTTCAAAAAATAACTGAGGCAATTAAACTTTCCAAGCAAACGGTTAAAACTATTAAACAAAATTTATTTTGGGCGTTTATTTATAATATAATAGGTATTCCTATCGCTGCGGGTATATTATATCCTATCAATGGCTTTTTATTAAATCCAATGGTTGCCGGTGCTGCCATGGCTTTAAGCAGCGTTAGTGTGGTTAGTAATAGTTTGCTTTTAAAATTAAAAAAATAA